A section of the Triticum dicoccoides isolate Atlit2015 ecotype Zavitan chromosome 7A, WEW_v2.0, whole genome shotgun sequence genome encodes:
- the LOC119329403 gene encoding formimidoyltransferase-cyclodeaminase-like, whose amino-acid sequence MLRPMLACCKLYVSEGRSAAALRAVEQAARRHHPAVVLVNTFADDAYNRVGYTLVSRLPDPVAPAAPLRRAVFGMVEAALGAIDLGAHAGAHPRLGAVDHVCFHPLAGAALRDVAALAAAVAADIGDGLRVPTYLYGAAHREGRKLAAIRRQLGYFKPQSSAEWHGPLPVAADTTALPVAPDAGPDAASASKGVLVLGATAWVDNYNVPVRTADVEAVRRVARRVSERGGGLRSVQAMGLAHGDGGAEVACNLLDLGSVGAEEVQGMVERLAGEEGLAVGEGYFTDFSQEKIVELYMEKSAQAEA is encoded by the exons ATGCTGAGGCCGATGCTGGCGTGCTGCAAGCTCTACGTCTCCGAGGGCCGGAGCGCGGCGGCCCTGCGCGCCGTCGAGCAGGCGGCGCGCCGGCACCACCCGGCCGTAGTCCTCGTCAACACCTTCGCCGACGACGCCTACAACCGGGTCGGCTACACGCTCGTCTCCCGCCTCCCGGACCCCGTCGCGCCCGCCGCGCCGCTGCGGCGCGCCGTGTTCGGCATGGTCGAGGCCGCGCTCGGGGCCATCGACCTCGGCGCCCACGCCGGCGCGCACCCGCGGCTCGGCGCCGTCGACCACGTCTGCTTCCACCCCCTCGCCGGGGCCGCCCTCCGCGACGTCGcagcgctcgccgccgccgtggccgCTGACATCGGCGACGGGCTCCGAG TGCCGACGTACCTCTACGGCGCGGCGCACCGGGAGGGCCGGAAGCTGGCGGCCATCAGGAGGCAGCTAGGCTACTTCAAGCCCCAGAGCAGCGCCGAGTGGCACGGGCCGCTCCCGGTCGCGGCCGACACGACGGCGCTGCCAGTCGCGCCCGACGCCGGCCCGGACGCGGCGTCGGCGTCCAAGGGCGTGCTGGTGCTCGGGGCGACGGCCTGGGTGGACAACTACAACGTCCCGGTGCGCACCGCCGACGTGGAGGCCGTGCGGCGGGTCGCGCGCCGGGTCAGCGAGCGCGGCGGCGGGCTCCGGTCCGTGCAGGCGATGGGGCTCGCGCACGGCGACGGCGGCGCCGAGGTCGCGTGCAACCTGCTCGACCTCGGGAGCGTGGGCGCCGAGGAGGTGCAGGGCATGGTGGAGCGGCTCGCGGGTGAGGAAGGGCTCGCCGTCGGCGAGGGGTACTTCACGGATTTCTCCCAGGAGAAGATCGTCGAGCTCTACATGGAGAAATCAGCTCAGGCTGAGGCTTAA